One genomic region from Arthrobacter sp. FB24 encodes:
- a CDS encoding GAF and ANTAR domain-containing protein — protein MAVKLPLADELAAIFARASELLLTDETVSKALELITAAAELAVPGAAGAGVTLIDSDGRKHTASASHPMVQVADERQYELGQGPCLLAWASGEPVLVSDALHDRRWPEWARAAAELGLRSSVSAPLLAGESALGAVKVYARSENSFDHTTVRLLELFAAQATIFLINVQARESARTLSEDLRDALAHREIIAVAKGILMARHGLDEDTAMQDLLMESRRAKRSLRDVSAELVSSTQLPR, from the coding sequence ATGGCGGTGAAACTGCCCCTCGCGGACGAACTGGCGGCCATTTTTGCCCGCGCGTCCGAACTCCTCCTGACGGACGAGACGGTGTCCAAGGCCCTCGAGCTCATCACCGCCGCAGCGGAATTGGCCGTACCCGGCGCCGCGGGAGCGGGCGTCACCCTGATCGACTCTGACGGCCGGAAGCATACGGCGAGTGCTTCCCATCCCATGGTCCAGGTTGCCGACGAACGCCAGTACGAGCTGGGGCAGGGGCCCTGCCTCCTTGCCTGGGCCAGTGGCGAACCCGTGCTGGTCAGTGACGCCTTGCATGACCGGCGCTGGCCGGAGTGGGCCCGCGCCGCGGCCGAGCTGGGCCTGCGGTCTTCCGTCAGTGCGCCCTTGCTCGCCGGGGAGTCCGCCCTGGGCGCCGTGAAGGTCTACGCCCGCTCCGAGAACAGCTTCGACCACACCACAGTGCGCCTGCTGGAGCTTTTTGCAGCGCAGGCAACCATCTTCCTGATCAACGTGCAGGCGCGTGAGAGCGCCCGGACGCTGAGCGAGGACCTCCGCGACGCCCTGGCCCACCGCGAGATCATCGCGGTGGCCAAGGGAATACTCATGGCCCGGCACGGCCTGGACGAGGACACGGCAATGCAAGACCTCCTGATGGAGTCGCGGCGGGCCAAGAGGTCGCTGCGTGACGTGTCCGCGGAGCTGGTGTCCTCCACCCAGCTGCCCCGGTGA
- a CDS encoding AzlD domain-containing protein — translation MNLWLWLLLACLFGYAWKLLGYLVPASLLRNPRMSRIAGTMTIGLLASLTVVNAVASGQALAFDARAGALAAAGIALWFRAPFLVVVLAGAGAAAGLRMLGWS, via the coding sequence ATGAATCTTTGGCTTTGGCTGTTGTTGGCCTGCCTCTTTGGCTACGCCTGGAAGCTTTTGGGCTACCTGGTCCCCGCCAGCCTCCTGCGTAACCCACGGATGTCCCGGATTGCCGGCACCATGACCATCGGCCTGCTGGCATCGCTCACCGTTGTTAACGCGGTGGCGTCGGGCCAGGCGCTGGCTTTTGACGCCCGGGCGGGCGCACTGGCGGCGGCCGGAATCGCGCTCTGGTTCCGGGCCCCCTTCCTGGTGGTGGTCCTGGCCGGGGCCGGAGCCGCGGCCGGGCTGAGGATGCTGGGCTGGAGCTAA
- a CDS encoding AzlC family ABC transporter permease — protein MKLLQSPAVRVGLSISIATGLYGISFGALGVTSGLDFWQTMALSLLLFSGGSQFAFIGVVAGGGSGVAAMGAATLLGMRNGIYGMQLNALLQPRGWRKYAAAHVTIDESTATSTGQTDPGEQKRGFWTAGIGIFVLWNVFTAVGALAGGALGDPKQWGLDGAAVAAFLGLLWPRLKGREPVAIAVVCALATVLAVPFVPAGVPILIAAFVAAAIGWFSHGRSDEGLEPDVDPYAEHHHGPSDEGAQLRPRPDAGGAAK, from the coding sequence ATGAAGCTGCTCCAATCCCCGGCCGTGCGTGTGGGGCTGTCCATCAGCATCGCCACGGGGCTTTACGGGATTTCCTTCGGGGCTCTGGGCGTTACGTCCGGGCTGGACTTCTGGCAGACCATGGCGCTGAGCCTGCTGCTGTTCAGCGGCGGTTCGCAGTTTGCGTTCATTGGCGTGGTGGCGGGCGGCGGATCCGGCGTGGCCGCCATGGGCGCGGCCACGCTCCTGGGCATGCGCAACGGTATCTATGGCATGCAGCTCAACGCGCTTCTGCAGCCGCGCGGCTGGCGGAAGTACGCCGCAGCCCACGTCACCATCGACGAGTCGACCGCCACCAGCACCGGGCAAACCGACCCGGGGGAGCAGAAGCGCGGATTTTGGACGGCGGGCATCGGCATCTTCGTGCTGTGGAATGTGTTCACTGCCGTCGGGGCGCTGGCAGGCGGCGCCTTGGGGGATCCCAAACAATGGGGGCTCGATGGCGCCGCGGTGGCGGCCTTCCTGGGCCTGCTCTGGCCCCGGCTCAAGGGCCGCGAGCCGGTGGCGATCGCTGTGGTGTGCGCCCTGGCCACGGTATTGGCGGTGCCGTTCGTCCCCGCGGGAGTTCCCATCCTGATAGCAGCTTTTGTGGCCGCGGCGATCGGCTGGTTCAGCCACGGACGGAGCGACGAAGGCCTGGAGCCTGATGTGGACCCCTATGCCGAACACCACCACGGGCCCTCGGACGAAGGCGCTCAGCTGCGTCCGCGCCCCGATGCGGGAGGTGCCGCGAAATGA
- a CDS encoding GAF and ANTAR domain-containing protein, translating to MTGTRLGQYLAERLQDLVLESTDVQNFLTELSVFSAGFIGKTTGLPVLCAVTLVRSRRSEASAGSGPGARLLGEIQRATGLSPSLAALEAGATVSVPDARADSRWPRYNRAVVKAGQLSVLALPLQLDPGAAASVAFFAPEAGAFDDEAIVICEAFAARASKAVRLAVRIGASKDLNDDLLEALKSRTSINLASGIVMGQSRCSQAEAFTILSKVSNNRNVKLRVVAEELLRNFNTTPGATHFHG from the coding sequence TTGACCGGCACCCGGCTGGGCCAGTACCTGGCGGAGCGGCTGCAGGACCTGGTTCTGGAAAGCACCGACGTGCAGAACTTCCTCACGGAGCTGTCCGTTTTCTCCGCCGGCTTCATCGGCAAGACCACCGGGCTGCCTGTGCTGTGCGCCGTCACGCTGGTCCGCTCGAGGCGGTCCGAGGCCTCCGCCGGAAGCGGACCCGGCGCGCGGCTGCTTGGGGAAATCCAGCGGGCCACCGGACTTAGTCCCTCGCTGGCGGCCCTTGAAGCCGGGGCGACGGTTTCCGTGCCCGATGCCCGGGCCGACTCCCGCTGGCCGCGCTACAACCGGGCCGTGGTGAAGGCGGGCCAGCTCAGCGTCCTGGCACTCCCGCTGCAGCTGGATCCGGGTGCCGCCGCATCCGTAGCGTTCTTCGCACCGGAGGCAGGAGCGTTCGACGACGAGGCAATCGTGATTTGTGAAGCCTTCGCCGCACGTGCCAGCAAAGCCGTACGGCTGGCTGTGCGCATCGGGGCCTCGAAGGACCTCAACGACGACCTCCTCGAAGCGCTGAAGTCGCGCACCAGCATCAACCTCGCCTCGGGAATTGTCATGGGCCAGAGCCGCTGCTCGCAGGCCGAGGCATTCACGATCCTGAGCAAAGTCTCCAATAACCGCAACGTCAAGCTCCGCGTCGTGGCGGAGGAGCTGCTGCGAAACTTCAATACCACGCCGGGGGCCACCCACTTCCACGGTTGA
- a CDS encoding TetR/AcrR family transcriptional regulator, which yields MNLAVERKPLRADAARNVDKIITAARKCFREYGPEVPLQTIAVTAGVGPATLFRNFADKEQLVLAALNRQLRLMVDPVIDDALVGPDAAAGLFRVIDSLMAAASEDANLLGAVAGRRGLLTGITGSLFESVAVLLGRGQAQGTLRTDISMTDVIRLLAMLIGVVDTMEPGSDAWRRPVALVEDAIRTERPRRPLPPQSPLPGTAFDSVVLA from the coding sequence ATGAACCTCGCAGTGGAACGCAAGCCCCTTCGTGCGGATGCTGCGCGCAATGTGGACAAGATCATCACCGCCGCCCGGAAGTGCTTCCGTGAGTACGGCCCGGAAGTGCCCCTTCAGACCATCGCCGTGACAGCCGGCGTGGGACCAGCAACCCTGTTCCGGAACTTCGCGGACAAGGAGCAGCTGGTCCTTGCCGCACTCAACCGCCAGCTCCGCCTGATGGTTGATCCCGTGATCGACGACGCCCTGGTCGGCCCTGATGCCGCCGCCGGACTGTTCCGCGTGATCGACTCGCTGATGGCGGCGGCCAGCGAAGATGCCAACCTGCTCGGAGCCGTGGCCGGACGCCGCGGGCTGCTGACCGGAATCACCGGCAGCCTCTTTGAGTCGGTGGCTGTCCTGCTGGGCCGCGGCCAGGCCCAGGGCACCCTGCGCACTGACATCTCCATGACGGACGTGATCCGCCTGCTGGCCATGCTGATCGGCGTCGTGGACACCATGGAACCCGGATCCGATGCGTGGCGGCGCCCCGTGGCACTGGTAGAGGATGCCATACGGACCGAGCGCCCGCGCCGGCCGCTCCCGCCGCAGTCCCCGCTGCCGGGCACGGCCTTCGATTCAGTCGTCCTGGCCTGA
- a CDS encoding DoxX family protein yields MPFTWSARATQTLSAAAMSALLLTSAMKHFRDPAFFHQVVPDFLCRDDSGARPNGPCAVMTRDEWVALSGLLEAGAAVGLLIPATRKAAAGGVAAMLAVFLAGHVDALRRAYGPAGSPGQRKVHTARLPLQVPLILWAWSLRKTAVGKPAPGTPAGRPVAGRPA; encoded by the coding sequence ATGCCATTCACCTGGTCCGCCCGGGCCACCCAGACACTCTCAGCGGCTGCCATGAGCGCCCTGCTGCTGACGAGCGCCATGAAGCACTTCCGTGACCCCGCCTTCTTCCACCAGGTGGTGCCCGACTTCCTGTGCCGGGATGACTCCGGAGCCCGGCCAAACGGCCCGTGCGCCGTGATGACCCGTGATGAATGGGTGGCGCTCAGCGGACTGCTCGAGGCGGGTGCCGCCGTCGGACTCCTGATCCCGGCCACACGCAAAGCTGCCGCCGGGGGCGTCGCCGCGATGTTGGCGGTATTCCTTGCCGGGCACGTCGACGCACTGCGCCGGGCGTATGGCCCGGCGGGGAGCCCGGGGCAGCGGAAGGTGCACACCGCGCGGCTGCCGCTTCAGGTGCCGCTGATCCTCTGGGCCTGGAGCCTGCGAAAAACGGCAGTGGGGAAGCCTGCGCCGGGGACGCCTGCGGGCAGACCTGTTGCCGGGCGGCCGGCATGA
- a CDS encoding thiamine-binding protein encodes MLLAFSVAPSGRPARIAGDSSADSTADSTALADADASVHDAVAAAVKVVRDSGLPNHTDSMFTTIEGEWDEVFAVVKEATEAVGRFGSRVSLVIKADIRPGYSGELTAKVERLETAIADAG; translated from the coding sequence ATGTTGCTCGCATTCTCCGTTGCACCCTCCGGCCGGCCGGCCCGCATTGCCGGCGATTCGTCTGCCGACTCCACCGCTGATTCCACTGCGCTGGCAGACGCAGACGCTTCGGTGCACGACGCCGTCGCTGCCGCCGTCAAGGTTGTCCGTGACTCCGGCCTGCCGAACCACACGGATTCCATGTTCACCACCATCGAAGGTGAGTGGGACGAGGTGTTCGCCGTGGTCAAGGAGGCCACTGAGGCCGTGGGGCGCTTCGGCAGCCGCGTGTCCCTGGTCATCAAGGCGGACATCCGCCCCGGCTACTCCGGCGAGCTCACCGCCAAAGTGGAACGGCTGGAAACAGCCATCGCCGACGCGGGCTGA